In one Butyrivibrio proteoclasticus B316 genomic region, the following are encoded:
- a CDS encoding LCP family protein, producing MTGETIANNKNAEAVKRMEGSSADEATVAGASRPYERDSFDGSILYGDNRYEANSHIDTVLFLGIDSSSQEREGVGITEGGRSDTIILFVIDNDKQLITPLEINRDTMVDVDIYDNDGNYLAQGVEQLTMQYAYGNTPQKASNLTRDKVSDLLGRKRIGSVISLTMDGIEPIVDSIGGVELTLQSDETDIDPSYKAGKTIHLDGATAKAFVHNRDVEVRGSNISRMSRQTQFMLAMFQTIKSQGSSIVETMEEAAGDYLYEDIDADSVDHMTHYDYSGEVLNLPGENVESGIHDEFYVDDDKLTELILDLFYIRS from the coding sequence ATGACTGGTGAGACTATTGCCAATAATAAGAACGCCGAAGCGGTCAAACGAATGGAGGGTAGTTCTGCTGATGAAGCAACTGTAGCAGGTGCCAGCAGACCTTACGAGAGAGATAGCTTTGATGGGAGCATTCTATATGGTGACAACAGATATGAAGCTAATTCTCATATAGATACAGTTTTATTCCTCGGGATTGACAGTAGCAGTCAGGAGAGAGAAGGCGTTGGAATTACAGAGGGCGGTAGAAGTGATACCATCATACTCTTTGTAATAGACAATGACAAACAGCTTATCACACCACTTGAGATCAATAGAGATACCATGGTGGATGTTGATATATATGACAATGATGGAAATTATCTTGCCCAGGGTGTTGAACAGCTGACAATGCAGTATGCATACGGCAATACACCGCAGAAAGCCAGCAACCTCACAAGAGATAAGGTATCTGACCTCCTCGGCAGAAAGAGGATAGGCAGTGTGATCTCACTTACTATGGATGGCATTGAACCAATAGTTGACTCCATAGGCGGTGTGGAACTGACATTACAGTCTGATGAAACAGATATTGATCCATCATATAAGGCAGGCAAGACCATCCACTTGGATGGAGCGACTGCTAAGGCCTTTGTCCACAACAGAGATGTGGAAGTAAGAGGCAGTAATATTTCCAGAATGTCCAGACAGACCCAGTTCATGCTGGCTATGTTCCAGACGATCAAGAGTCAGGGCAGTTCCATTGTAGAGACAATGGAGGAGGCTGCAGGAGATTATCTCTATGAGGATATCGATGCAGACAGCGTCGATCACATGACTCATTATGACTATTCCGGAGAAGTCTTAAACCTTCCGGGAGAGAATGTGGAGAGCGGAATCCACGACGAATTTTATGTAGATGATGACAAGTTAACAGAGCTTATATTGGACCTGTTTTATATCAGGTCTTAA
- a CDS encoding tyrosine-protein phosphatase translates to MIDFHKPVVGLADLHSHIVPFVDDGAEDYEEAQELIREEYSQGVRFLVMTVHLRNGMFESPISKASRHFEELKSWLKTTDMSDMELILSREYYCDNRFMALLGGYVRGDEEITFDGKKYVPRDEIRPFGRHKCILLEFSSNRMQDSEFEIFIQKASQAGLTPIIAHAERCPAVQDRPTIVYRMKEQRAFVQVNCESLLSGTRTKEAIVAQGLVKHNMADLVSSDCHNLKDRLPEIKKCYAFIKKKYGIKAADELMREKALSLIYGDEVGNCKELFVNVRN, encoded by the coding sequence ATGATTGATTTTCATAAGCCCGTCGTCGGACTTGCAGATCTTCACAGCCACATTGTTCCATTCGTGGACGATGGGGCTGAAGATTATGAGGAAGCTCAGGAACTTATCAGGGAGGAGTACTCTCAGGGAGTTCGCTTTCTGGTCATGACAGTTCACCTTAGAAATGGAATGTTTGAATCACCAATCAGTAAGGCATCGAGACATTTCGAGGAATTAAAGAGCTGGCTTAAGACAACAGATATGAGTGATATGGAACTCATCCTCAGCCGTGAGTATTACTGCGATAATAGATTTATGGCATTACTGGGCGGATATGTAAGAGGCGATGAAGAGATTACATTCGATGGCAAGAAATATGTTCCAAGGGATGAAATAAGACCTTTTGGCAGACATAAATGCATTCTATTAGAGTTTTCTTCTAACAGGATGCAAGATAGTGAATTTGAAATATTTATCCAGAAAGCTTCGCAGGCAGGACTTACGCCTATAATAGCTCATGCTGAGCGTTGTCCTGCTGTGCAGGATAGACCTACGATTGTTTACAGGATGAAAGAGCAGCGAGCTTTTGTTCAGGTAAATTGCGAGTCACTTTTATCAGGAACGAGGACCAAAGAGGCAATTGTTGCCCAGGGACTTGTCAAACATAATATGGCAGATTTGGTTTCATCAGATTGTCATAATCTGAAAGATCGCCTGCCTGAAATAAAAAAATGTTATGCATTTATTAAAAAGAAATATGGCATAAAAGCTGCAGATGAGCTGATGCGAGAAAAGGCACTTTCGCTTATCTATGGTGATGAAGTAGGCAATTGTAAGGAGTTATTTGTAAATGTTAGAAATTAA
- a CDS encoding CpsD/CapB family tyrosine-protein kinase, protein MLEIKLEKKELPFAMAEEIKNLRTGISFSGENLKTILFTSCTPNEGKSTIALETVRSFAELGKKALYIDCDLRKSIFNSRVVEGKPKYGLTHFLTGQCKLENIIYRNVDKEDDIHFDLIPAGPVSNSPTELVASDKFKDTLKKLRDEYDIIIIDTPPLASVGDAAIIGAMVDGSILVVEAGNADYRLVQKVRDKLATSGSRILGVVLNKVDKSNKSYGYYKRGYGYGYGYGYGYGYGHSEQ, encoded by the coding sequence ATGTTAGAAATTAAGCTTGAGAAAAAAGAACTTCCTTTTGCTATGGCAGAGGAAATCAAGAATCTGAGAACAGGTATCAGCTTTAGCGGAGAGAATCTAAAAACAATTCTGTTTACAAGCTGTACCCCCAATGAAGGAAAGAGCACAATTGCTCTTGAGACTGTAAGGTCCTTTGCTGAACTTGGTAAGAAAGCTCTTTATATTGACTGTGACCTTAGAAAATCAATCTTCAACAGCAGAGTTGTAGAAGGTAAGCCTAAATATGGACTTACACATTTCCTCACAGGTCAGTGCAAACTTGAGAATATCATTTACAGAAACGTCGATAAAGAAGATGATATACACTTTGATTTGATTCCTGCAGGCCCTGTAAGCAACAGCCCTACAGAGCTTGTGGCATCAGACAAATTTAAAGATACACTAAAAAAACTCCGTGATGAGTATGACATCATAATAATCGATACACCTCCTCTTGCATCAGTCGGTGATGCAGCAATCATTGGAGCTATGGTTGATGGATCAATCCTTGTAGTGGAAGCAGGCAATGCCGACTACAGGCTTGTTCAGAAAGTTAGAGATAAGCTTGCTACATCAGGATCCAGAATACTAGGCGTTGTTCTTAATAAAGTTGATAAGTCTAACAAAAGCTATGGATACTATAAGCGTGGCTATGGTTATGGATATGGTTATGGCTACGGATACGGGTATGGACATAGCGAACAGTAA
- a CDS encoding glycosyltransferase family 4 protein — MGRPEKQKLLIYAHYYAPDVASTGQLLQDMAEGMLDVFDVTVICTVPSYGGKVSPEYKDKKFYEENINGVKVIRISVPEFTKSNKISRIRNLFAYYFGAKKATKMVGHQDFIFTISQPPILGGMLGVFGKKVLKNSEGGSPLFVYCIQDFNPEQVIATGYVKFKSIIKIAKWMDNRSCVKSDLVVTVGRDLEQTLVHRFGNKKVPNHTIINNWVDEKEIHPLSADSEGVEEFNKTYGLENKFVIMYSGNIGLYYDLDGLIEVMAKFNGAKTPDGREVCFAFVGAGAMLKKLEEYKEEHSLNNIVFIPYQDKDKLIYSLNAADVHWCVSAKGIKGVSCPSKFYGIAGVGKPVIGVLEKGAEIEMLIDEIGCGKLAEPGDYDTIEEIVNWFISNADSSELAEMGRKAHDYLMGHLTKNLSINKYKKAMLTYEQQLLQTSVETTEGEIRKEITA, encoded by the coding sequence GTGGGGAGACCGGAAAAACAGAAATTATTAATATATGCACATTACTATGCACCGGATGTTGCTTCTACGGGGCAGCTATTACAGGACATGGCTGAGGGAATGCTTGATGTGTTTGATGTCACAGTTATTTGTACTGTTCCTTCATATGGTGGTAAGGTAAGTCCTGAGTATAAAGATAAAAAGTTCTATGAGGAGAATATTAATGGTGTTAAGGTAATCAGAATTTCTGTTCCTGAATTTACCAAGAGCAATAAAATATCTCGCATTAGGAATTTATTTGCTTATTATTTTGGTGCCAAGAAAGCTACCAAAATGGTAGGGCATCAGGATTTTATCTTCACAATTTCGCAGCCTCCAATCCTTGGTGGAATGTTAGGAGTTTTTGGAAAGAAAGTTTTGAAAAACTCAGAAGGCGGCTCTCCTCTATTTGTATATTGTATTCAGGATTTTAATCCTGAACAGGTAATAGCTACTGGATATGTTAAGTTCAAATCAATCATAAAGATAGCTAAATGGATGGATAACAGAAGTTGTGTCAAATCTGACCTTGTTGTAACAGTAGGAAGAGATCTTGAACAGACTCTTGTTCATAGATTTGGAAACAAAAAGGTTCCCAATCATACAATTATCAACAACTGGGTTGATGAAAAAGAGATACACCCTCTTTCTGCTGATAGCGAAGGCGTTGAAGAGTTTAATAAGACCTATGGTCTTGAGAACAAATTCGTCATCATGTATTCCGGAAATATAGGATTATATTATGATCTTGATGGCCTTATTGAAGTTATGGCTAAGTTTAACGGAGCTAAAACTCCTGACGGAAGGGAAGTTTGCTTTGCCTTTGTTGGAGCAGGCGCAATGCTCAAGAAGTTAGAAGAGTATAAGGAAGAGCATTCTCTTAATAATATTGTATTTATTCCATATCAGGACAAGGATAAGTTAATTTATTCCTTAAATGCTGCGGATGTTCATTGGTGCGTAAGTGCTAAAGGAATTAAGGGAGTTTCTTGCCCTTCTAAATTCTATGGAATAGCAGGTGTTGGCAAGCCAGTAATCGGTGTTCTTGAGAAAGGCGCTGAGATTGAAATGCTCATAGATGAAATTGGCTGTGGCAAACTTGCAGAACCGGGAGATTATGATACCATAGAGGAGATTGTCAACTGGTTCATATCTAATGCAGATAGCTCTGAATTGGCTGAAATGGGAAGAAAAGCTCATGATTACCTCATGGGACATCTTACCAAGAACCTGTCAATCAATAAGTACAAGAAAGCGATGTTGACTTATGAACAGCAATTACTTCAAACTTCTGTTGAAACTACAGAAGGTGAAATACGGAAAGAAATTACTGCTTAA